A window of Rhabdothermincola salaria contains these coding sequences:
- a CDS encoding glycoside hydrolase family 43 protein — MDPMASSAFDPQYVGAPWFEPGQLYDQNFPDPTVVRHGDRYWAYSTSTGGPTLPAMWSDDLENWYARDAHDPNEWNGDPYFNDAVVVPPSWSLGGAQHFSGKAQWGPGVARFGDSWVAYTSWETSTPGRRCISAAPGPSPEGPFRDTASRPLVCDDDHAGSIDPEVFRDESGRAHLVWKSEGGNSPTGWRQTRIWSQRLNSTGTGFATSRPALLLETALPWEGPIIENPSMVHHGGTYWLLYSGNDWASSNYAMGVARCDGPSGPCVRTRDTPLVPNDDERNGAGGGSLFVDADGQLRMAYHAWNPPYSAYPSNSNCDGNGECTSQGQRFLHVDKVLAWNNTLTVSPIGLLDRVETGPRSVSLSGWALDPATANPLDIHVYVDGVGHVLTADRPRSEVGNDFPGYGSAHGFSASVPASGGSHQVCAYAINVGSGGNSLLGCRTVVVPSGSPVGSLDVVSGGPGSVRVAGWAVDPDTAASIDVHVYVDGRGYPLRADRSRSDVGAAFPGYGSAHGFSVSVPASGGSHQVCAYAINVGSGGNSLLGCRTVVVPSGSPFGSLDVVSAGPGSVRVAGWALDPDTAASIPVHVYVGGRGTALTADRTRSDVGAAYPGYGSAHGFSRTLSASPGAQRVCAYAINVGRGSTTLLGCRTVVVPSGSPFGSLDVVTRSGSEVRVAGWALDPDTAAPIDVHVYVGGSGFALTADRSRPDVGAAFPGYGSAHGFSRTLAIDGRGLPVCVYAINTGRGANSLIGCR; from the coding sequence ATGGACCCCATGGCCTCGAGCGCGTTCGATCCCCAGTACGTCGGCGCGCCCTGGTTCGAGCCGGGGCAGCTCTACGACCAGAACTTCCCCGATCCCACCGTGGTCCGCCACGGCGACCGGTACTGGGCGTACTCGACCTCGACCGGCGGACCGACCCTTCCGGCCATGTGGTCCGACGACCTGGAGAACTGGTACGCGCGCGACGCCCACGATCCGAACGAGTGGAACGGCGACCCGTATTTCAACGATGCCGTCGTGGTGCCCCCGTCGTGGTCGCTCGGTGGAGCACAGCACTTCTCGGGCAAGGCCCAGTGGGGTCCAGGTGTCGCCCGGTTCGGCGACTCCTGGGTGGCGTACACCTCGTGGGAGACCTCGACGCCGGGTCGTCGGTGCATCTCGGCGGCGCCGGGGCCCTCGCCCGAGGGTCCCTTCCGTGACACGGCGTCGCGGCCGCTGGTGTGCGACGACGACCACGCGGGCAGCATCGATCCCGAGGTCTTCCGGGACGAGAGTGGTCGTGCCCACCTCGTCTGGAAGTCCGAAGGGGGCAACAGCCCCACGGGTTGGCGCCAGACCCGCATCTGGTCCCAGCGCCTGAACAGCACCGGCACGGGGTTCGCCACCTCCCGGCCCGCCCTGCTCCTCGAGACCGCGCTGCCGTGGGAGGGACCCATCATCGAGAACCCCTCGATGGTGCACCATGGCGGCACCTACTGGCTCCTCTACTCGGGCAACGACTGGGCGTCGTCGAACTACGCCATGGGTGTCGCTCGCTGCGACGGCCCGTCCGGGCCGTGTGTCCGCACTCGTGACACCCCGTTGGTGCCCAACGACGACGAGCGCAACGGTGCAGGCGGGGGGAGCCTCTTCGTCGATGCCGACGGTCAGCTGCGCATGGCGTACCACGCATGGAACCCGCCCTACTCGGCTTACCCCAGCAACTCGAACTGCGACGGCAACGGGGAGTGCACCAGCCAGGGGCAACGGTTCCTGCACGTCGACAAGGTGCTGGCGTGGAACAACACCCTCACCGTCTCCCCGATCGGATTGCTCGATCGGGTGGAGACCGGTCCGCGGTCGGTTTCGCTGTCGGGCTGGGCGTTGGATCCTGCGACCGCGAACCCGCTCGACATCCACGTCTACGTGGATGGAGTGGGTCATGTGCTGACGGCGGATCGCCCGCGCAGCGAGGTGGGCAACGACTTCCCGGGATACGGGTCGGCGCACGGGTTCTCGGCATCGGTGCCGGCGTCGGGTGGTTCTCACCAGGTGTGTGCGTACGCGATCAACGTGGGGTCGGGTGGCAACTCGTTGTTGGGGTGTCGCACGGTGGTGGTGCCGTCGGGGTCGCCGGTGGGGTCGTTGGATGTGGTGTCGGGGGGTCCGGGGTCGGTGAGGGTGGCTGGTTGGGCGGTGGATCCGGATACGGCGGCGTCGATCGACGTGCACGTGTACGTGGACGGAAGGGGGTACCCCCTGCGAGCGGATCGGTCGCGGTCGGATGTGGGTGCGGCGTTCCCGGGGTATGGGTCGGCGCACGGGTTCTCGGTGTCGGTGCCGGCGTCGGGTGGTTCTCACCAGGTGTGTGCGTACGCGATCAACGTGGGGTCGGGTGGGAACTCGTTGTTGGGGTGTCGCACGGTGGTGGTGCCGTCGGGGTCGCCGTTCGGTTCGCTCGATGTGGTGTCGGCGGGTCCGGGGTCGGTGAGGGTGGCTGGTTGGGCGTTGGATCCGGATACGGCGGCGTCGATTCCGGTGCATGTGTACGTGGGGGGTCGGGGGACGGCGTTGACCGCGGATCGCACGCGTAGCGATGTGGGGGCGGCGTATCCGGGGTATGGGTCGGCGCACGGGTTCTCGCGGACGTTGTCGGCGTCGCCGGGGGCTCAGCGGGTGTGTGCGTACGCGATCAACGTGGGTCGTGGTTCGACCACCTTGTTGGGGTGTCGCACGGTGGTGGTGCCGTCGGGGTCGCCGTTCGGTTCGCTCGATGTGGTGACGCGTTCGGGGTCCGAGGTGAGGGTGGCTGGTTGGGCGTTGGATCCGGATACGGCGGCGCCGATCGATGTGCACGTGTACGTGGGGGGCAGCGGGTTCGCGTTGACGGCGGATCGGTCGCGGCCTGATGTGGGTGCGGCGTTCCCGGGGTATGGGTCGGCGCACGGGTTCTCGCGGACGTTGGCGATCGATGGGCGTGGTCTGCCGGTGTGCGTGTATGCGATCAACACCGGTCGTGGCGCCAACTCCTTGATCGGCTGCCGCTGA